Proteins from one Mycoplasma sp. Pen4 genomic window:
- a CDS encoding ABC-F family ATP-binding cassette domain-containing protein, whose translation MIEAQNLSKIFSDKKLFENVNLRFTEGNTYGIIGANGAGKSTFLKIIAGQIEPSSGQIVVEKNKRISVLSQDHSAYDDYNVTEVVIMGNTDLFQIKEEKDAIYMNPEATDKDYERAADLEEKYGMLGGWTAENDAQELLSNLSIPKEKWDAKMSELTANQKIKVLLAKALFGNPDILIMDEPTNHLDLRSIKWLENFLIDYPNVVIVVSHDSDFLDAICTHIVDIDYNEAKIYTGNYSFWKQSSELAREMMKQSNLKKEAQIEKLKEFIARFSANASKSRQATSRKKALEKISLDEIKPSNRKYPYVRWEMNRDHGKQILNVDGLTYVNDKGETLFENVSFSLNPGEKMVIVGDDDIAKTRLLECLLGIATPTAGTVEWGQTITPSYFPNENSKYFETDENILEWISKWPLENKEKENRENDDARMRGFLGRMLFSNDSVFKKVKVTSGGEKARLMFSRMMLLESNFIILDQPLDHLDAESIDSVIEGVKNFKGGAIFTTYNRAFINQCADVILELQSPTKSFLFRGTLEEYDDIMMDMNK comes from the coding sequence ATGATTGAAGCGCAAAATTTAAGTAAAATTTTTAGTGATAAAAAATTATTTGAAAATGTAAATTTAAGATTTACAGAAGGAAATACATACGGAATTATCGGTGCTAATGGAGCCGGTAAATCTACATTTTTAAAAATAATTGCTGGTCAAATCGAACCATCAAGTGGTCAAATTGTTGTTGAAAAAAACAAACGTATCTCAGTGCTTTCACAGGATCATAGTGCATACGATGATTACAATGTAACGGAAGTTGTAATTATGGGTAATACAGATTTATTCCAAATCAAAGAAGAAAAAGATGCAATTTATATGAACCCTGAAGCAACAGATAAAGACTATGAAAGAGCAGCTGACTTAGAAGAAAAATACGGTATGTTAGGTGGATGAACTGCTGAAAACGATGCACAAGAGTTATTAAGTAATTTAAGCATCCCAAAAGAAAAATGAGATGCTAAAATGAGTGAATTAACTGCGAACCAAAAAATCAAGGTTTTATTAGCTAAAGCATTATTTGGTAACCCAGATATTTTAATTATGGATGAGCCTACTAACCACTTAGATTTAAGAAGTATTAAATGACTTGAAAACTTTTTAATTGATTATCCAAACGTTGTTATTGTAGTTAGCCACGATAGTGATTTCTTAGATGCAATTTGTACACACATTGTTGATATTGATTACAATGAAGCAAAAATTTACACAGGTAACTACTCATTCTGAAAACAAAGTTCAGAATTAGCAAGAGAAATGATGAAACAATCAAACCTTAAAAAAGAAGCTCAAATTGAAAAACTTAAAGAATTCATCGCACGTTTCAGTGCTAATGCATCAAAATCAAGACAAGCAACATCTAGAAAGAAAGCACTTGAAAAAATCTCACTTGACGAAATTAAACCATCAAACCGTAAATATCCATATGTACGTTGAGAAATGAACCGTGACCATGGGAAACAAATTTTAAATGTTGATGGATTAACATATGTAAATGACAAAGGTGAAACATTATTTGAAAACGTTTCATTCTCATTAAACCCGGGTGAAAAAATGGTTATTGTTGGGGATGATGACATCGCTAAAACAAGACTTTTAGAATGTTTACTTGGTATCGCAACTCCAACTGCAGGTACAGTGGAATGAGGTCAAACAATTACTCCTTCATACTTCCCTAATGAAAACTCAAAATACTTTGAAACAGATGAAAACATCTTAGAATGAATTTCAAAATGACCATTAGAAAACAAAGAAAAAGAAAATAGAGAAAACGATGATGCTAGAATGCGTGGTTTCTTAGGAAGAATGTTATTCAGTAATGATTCAGTTTTCAAAAAAGTTAAAGTAACTAGTGGGGGTGAAAAAGCTAGATTAATGTTCTCAAGAATGATGTTACTTGAATCTAACTTTATTATCTTAGACCAACCATTAGACCACCTTGATGCAGAAAGCATTGACTCAGTTATTGAAGGTGTTAAAAACTTCAAAGGTGGAGCAATTTTTACAACATATAACAGAGCATTTATTAATCAATGTGCTGATGTTATTTTAGAACTTCAATCACCAACTAAAAGTTTCTTATTCCGTGGTACTCTTGAAGAGTATGATGACATTATGATGGATATGAACAAATAA
- the gltX gene encoding glutamate--tRNA ligase: MKKNRTRYAPSPTGYLHIGGARTALFCYLYAKHFNGDFVFRLEDTDVKRNVEGGEASQLDNLAWLGIIPDESPSNPNPECGRYRQSEKLDRYNEVLQILLEQGLAYKAYDTTEELDAQKAESDAKGIPSFRYDRNWLKISDEEKAIRDAKGEYSYRLVMPKNKELKWDDIVRGEIVYNSDEIADWVIFKSDGYPTYNFAVVVDDHDMFITDVLRGEEHIGNTPKQLVIYDYLGWKPPRFGHMTIITNMEGKKLSKRDLTLKQFIEDYKNEGYIPEAIFNFLALLGWTAADASEIMTKDELIAKFDPARLSKSPSKFDVSKMNWFSKQYLKNMDNDALIKLMNLSNDFDKEWLNLYVETFKQNAVTITDLKQNLEQYLNPSNEEIALSDEEGKVVQCFAKLIKDDLDQNIFSIESIQNNINETQQIMQVKGKKLFMPIRLATTLIEHGPELAKAIYLFGAELIAKRLNKYEN, translated from the coding sequence ATGAAAAAAAATAGAACACGTTATGCACCTAGCCCAACAGGTTATTTACATATTGGTGGTGCAAGAACAGCTTTATTTTGCTACTTATATGCAAAACACTTTAATGGTGACTTTGTATTTCGTTTAGAAGATACAGATGTTAAACGTAATGTGGAAGGTGGGGAAGCATCACAACTTGATAACTTAGCGTGATTAGGTATTATTCCAGATGAATCACCATCAAACCCAAACCCAGAATGCGGTAGATATCGTCAAAGCGAAAAACTTGATAGATATAATGAAGTTTTACAAATTTTACTTGAACAAGGTTTAGCATACAAAGCATATGACACAACAGAAGAACTTGATGCACAAAAAGCGGAAAGTGATGCTAAAGGAATTCCTAGCTTCAGATATGATCGTAATTGATTAAAAATCTCTGATGAAGAAAAAGCAATCAGAGATGCAAAAGGTGAATATTCATATCGTTTAGTGATGCCAAAAAACAAAGAATTAAAATGAGACGATATTGTACGTGGCGAAATCGTTTATAACTCAGATGAAATTGCCGATTGAGTTATCTTCAAGTCAGATGGTTACCCAACATATAACTTTGCTGTAGTAGTTGATGATCATGATATGTTTATTACTGACGTGCTTCGTGGTGAAGAACACATTGGTAATACACCAAAACAACTTGTAATTTATGATTACTTAGGATGAAAACCACCTCGTTTTGGTCACATGACAATTATTACAAATATGGAAGGTAAAAAACTTTCTAAACGTGATTTAACATTAAAACAATTTATTGAGGACTATAAAAATGAAGGTTACATTCCGGAAGCAATTTTTAACTTCTTAGCATTACTTGGTTGAACTGCAGCAGATGCATCTGAAATCATGACAAAAGATGAATTAATTGCAAAATTTGATCCGGCTCGTCTTTCAAAGAGTCCATCAAAATTTGACGTTTCAAAAATGAATTGATTCTCAAAACAATACCTTAAAAACATGGACAATGATGCATTAATTAAATTAATGAACTTATCAAATGATTTTGATAAAGAATGACTTAATTTATATGTAGAAACTTTCAAACAAAATGCAGTTACAATTACAGATCTTAAACAAAACTTAGAACAATACCTTAATCCTTCAAACGAAGAAATTGCATTATCAGATGAAGAAGGCAAAGTTGTGCAATGCTTTGCAAAACTTATTAAAGACGACTTAGATCAAAATATCTTTAGTATTGAATCAATCCAAAACAACATTAATGAAACACAACAAATCATGCAAGTTAAAGGTAAAAAATTATTTATGCCAATTCGTTTAGCAACAACATTAATCGAACATGGTCCAGAACTTGCTAAAGCTATTTATTTATTTGGTGCTGAGTTAATTGCAAAGAGATTAAATAAATATGAAAATTAA
- a CDS encoding 16S rRNA (uracil(1498)-N(3))-methyltransferase, with translation MNRFFVFDKEGDCFLLSKETLKHLDVIRIGTKPFICVYENEFYECILEFNKAKIIKQLELNHEPKHEVVLALSIIKLDRFEWALEKAVELGATKIIPLKTQYTNHALFKMDKFEKKYDRFKTILQNAAEQSFRNKIPELSKPMTFEQAIDLDVKEKYLAHEKIDISSSLPQPINQDVIFFVGPEGGFSGEEVELASSKDVKIVSLGSRILRAETAGIFLLSQVKIN, from the coding sequence ATGAATCGTTTCTTTGTATTTGATAAAGAAGGTGATTGCTTTTTACTTTCAAAAGAAACATTGAAACATTTAGACGTTATCAGAATAGGTACAAAACCATTCATATGCGTCTATGAAAATGAATTTTATGAATGTATTCTAGAATTCAATAAAGCCAAAATAATTAAACAATTAGAATTAAATCATGAACCAAAACATGAAGTTGTTCTAGCATTAAGTATTATTAAATTAGATCGTTTTGAATGAGCATTAGAAAAAGCTGTTGAATTGGGTGCAACAAAAATAATTCCATTAAAAACTCAATACACAAATCATGCATTATTCAAAATGGATAAATTTGAAAAGAAATATGATCGTTTTAAAACAATCTTACAAAATGCAGCAGAACAATCATTTAGAAATAAAATTCCCGAATTATCAAAACCAATGACTTTTGAACAAGCAATTGATTTAGATGTTAAAGAAAAATATTTAGCACATGAAAAGATTGATATCTCATCATCATTACCACAACCAATCAACCAAGATGTTATTTTCTTTGTTGGACCTGAAGGTGGTTTCAGTGGCGAAGAAGTGGAATTAGCTAGTTCGAAAGATGTAAAAATAGTTTCACTAGGATCAAGAATTTTGAGAGCTGAAACTGCTGGAATTTTCTTACTTTCACAGGTTAAAATTAATTAA
- the rplM gene encoding 50S ribosomal protein L13, which produces MRQTTIVNTQQADKKWYVIDAEGQVLGRLAAQVASVLRGKNKPTFTPNADMGDNVIIINAEKVVLTAKKEENKIYYSHSGYPGGLKSITAAKLRVKRPTALIEKAVSGMIPHTKLGNRQRRNLFVYAGPEHKHAAQNPERLEVK; this is translated from the coding sequence ATGAGACAAACTACTATTGTAAACACTCAACAAGCTGATAAAAAATGATACGTTATTGATGCTGAAGGACAAGTTTTAGGTCGTTTAGCAGCTCAAGTAGCATCAGTTTTAAGAGGAAAAAATAAACCAACATTTACACCAAACGCAGATATGGGTGATAACGTTATTATCATCAACGCTGAAAAAGTTGTTTTAACAGCTAAAAAAGAAGAAAATAAAATTTACTACTCACACTCAGGATACCCAGGTGGACTTAAAAGCATCACTGCTGCAAAATTAAGAGTGAAAAGACCAACAGCTTTAATTGAAAAAGCAGTAAGTGGTATGATTCCTCACACAAAATTAGGAAACAGACAACGTCGTAATTTATTCGTTTATGCTGGACCAGAACACAAACATGCAGCACAAAATCCAGAAAGATTAGAGGTTAAATAA
- the rpsI gene encoding 30S ribosomal protein S9, translating into MEKVIYAGLGRRKSSVARVRLAPGTGKFVINNRDARDYLTSDIYLQDANQPFVLTETLGTFDVSVNVKGGGLSGQAGAIRLGIARALLEASQDYRAALKVAGMLTRDARAKERKKPGLRAARRARQFSKR; encoded by the coding sequence ATGGAAAAAGTTATATACGCAGGTTTAGGTAGAAGAAAATCTTCAGTAGCTCGTGTAAGACTTGCACCAGGTACAGGAAAATTTGTTATCAACAACCGTGACGCTCGTGATTACTTAACATCTGATATTTATTTACAAGATGCAAACCAACCATTTGTTTTAACAGAAACATTAGGTACATTCGATGTTAGTGTAAATGTAAAAGGTGGGGGACTTAGCGGACAAGCCGGAGCTATTAGATTAGGTATTGCTCGTGCTTTATTAGAAGCTAGTCAAGATTACCGTGCAGCTCTTAAAGTAGCAGGAATGCTTACAAGAGATGCTCGTGCTAAAGAACGTAAAAAACCAGGTTTACGTGCAGCACGTCGTGCAAGACAATTCTCAAAACGTTAA